The window CGCCGGGCCGCATCAAGGTGGTGGTCGATATCGACCTGCCGCGGCCGCGCAAACGCGCCGAACTGCTGCTCGATGCGCGTTACCAGAAATACGTCGTCGATATCGAGAAGTTGATCGACGACACCGGCGAAGACGAGATCCACGCATGATCACGCCGCGCGCGCTGCTGCAGAAATCGGCGCCGCTGTTCGCCTGCATCGGCCTGTTGTGCGCCTGGCAGGTGGCGTCGCTGCTGCTCAACACCGAAAGCTTTCCGACCGCGCTGGAGGCGATCCGCGCGGTGCCGTCGATCCTTGGCGACAAGGAGTCGCTGGTGAATATCGGCGCCTCGATCCGCCGCATGACGATCGGCCTGAGCCTTGCAGTCGTGTTCGCGATTCCGCTGGGTCTGCTGATGGGCCGCATCAAGGGCGTCGCGTCGTTCTTCAATCCGCTCTTGATGGTGATCTATCCGGTGCCGAAGGCAGCCTTGATGCCGATCATCATGCTGTGGCTCGGCGTCGGCGATGTCTCCAAGACGCTGGTGATCTTCCTCGGTGTCAGCCTGCCGATCATCTATCACAGCTTCCAGGGCGGCAAGGCGGTGGAAGAGAAGATGCTGTGGTCGGGCGCTGCGATGGGCCTGTCATCGGCGCAGCGGATGTTTCGCATCGTACTCCCTGCGGCACTGCCGGAAATCCTCACGGGATGCCGCACCGGCCTGGTGCTGGCGCTGATCACCATGGTGACCTCCGAAATGATCGCGCGGCAGTCCGGCGCCGGCAACATCCTGTTCAACGCGCTCGACATGGCGCAGTACGACACCGTGTTCGCGATGATCATGATCATCGGTGCGCTCGGCATCTTCCTCGATGCCGCCTTCGAGAAACTGCGCGGCTCGCTGGTGCGCTGGTCGAAGCCGCAGCATGACATTCCCTTGAGCTTCTCATGAGCGCAACCGTCAACAAGGTCCTGCTGGGCATTACCCCGATCGCGCTGTTCATCGCGGTGTGGCAATCGCTGATCAGCTTCGGCTATGCGCCCGTGACATTGCTGCCGCCGCCCGGCGCGGTGTTCCTTCGTCTCGGGCAGCAGCTCTTCACCAGCGATTTTCTGCATGAGATCGCCGCGACGCTGTTTCGGTTGTTCGCGGGATTCGCGATCGCGGTGGTGCTCGGTGTCGTCATTGGTCTCGCTGCAGCGATCAGCCCGGCGATCAATGCGGTGGTGAAGCCGGTGGTGCGCGTATTGGCGCCGATCCCGAAAGTGGCGCTGTATCCGGCGCTGTTGTTGATCCTGGGTTTCGACCACGCTTCGAAAATCACGCTGGTCGCCGCGGATGCTTTGTTTCCGATTCTGCTGTCGACCTATTACGGCGCCTCGATGGTCGAGCAGAAGCTGATCTGGTCGGCGATGGCGGCCGGTACGCCGCGCGCGCAAATCCTGTTCAAGGTGGTGCTGCCGGCGGCGATGCCGTCGATCCTCACCGGCTGCCGCATCGGTCTCGTCATCTCCTGCATCGTGGTGTTCCTCGCCGAGATGATCACCTCCACCGACGGCCTCGGCCACATGCTGGTGCAGGCCGCGCGCACCTTCCAGACCGTGGACATGTTTGTCCCGCTGATCACGATTTCGCTGCTCGGACTGATCCTCAACAGCCTGCTGCACGGGCTGCGGACGTATCTGTTGCGGGGCTTTCCGGAGGTTTGACGAAGTTCGTCATTGCGAGCGTAGCGAAGCAATCCAGCAAGCGAAGACTGGATTGCTTCGTCGCTTCGCTCCTCGCAATGACGGTTGCGAGCGTTACCCCAGCCGCATATCCAGCAGTCGTCTTCCTTCCGTCTTGAGCAGCTTCTTCACTGCGCTGGACGCTGCGATCTCGTAATTGTTGGCATAGGCCTCGTGGTTTTTCTCGATATCGTCGAGCCGATAGAGATAGTTCACCATCAGGCCGGCGGATTCACGCAGGCCTTTCGTGGAGACGTCGCCGAGCCAGTCAATGCGCTCCAGCCTTGCGCCGTTGCCGAGATGGAAGCGGGCGACGGAATCTACCGGGCCGCCGCGCGGCGTCTTGGCTTTCAGAAAATAATGCGCGGCGAGCGGCTCGACCACGGCGCGCAGTTGGGCTGCGAGCGTGGCGTCGTTGATCCAGTCAGTACTGTCGAGATGTGCGAGCAGCGCGCGTTCGTCTTCCGAGATCGGCAGATCCGGCGTGCGTTTCAGCCACGTCATGAAGCCGGGCACCGGCGACAGCGTGACGAAGGTGTCCAGCTTCGGCAGTTCGCGTCGGAGTTCCTCGACCACCTGCTTGATCAGGAAATTGCCGAAGGAGATGCCGCCGAGGCCACGCTGGCAGTTGGAGATCGAATAGAACACCGCGGTGCGGGCGCGCGCGATGGCCACCGCCTGGCGGTCTTCGGCGAGCAGCGGAGCGATGGCGCCGGGAATGGTTTCCGTCAGCGCCACTTCGACGAAGATCAGCGGCTCATCGACGAGGGCGGGGTGGAAGAAGGCGTAGCAGCGCCGATCGACCGGATCGATGCGGCGGCGCAGGTCGTCCCAATCGTGGATCTCATGCACCGCCTCGTACTTGATGACCTTTTCCAGAATGATGGCGGGTGTCGACCAGTCGATTTTGCGCAGCACCAGAAACCCCCTGTTGAACCACGATGCCAATAGATGCACGACGTCGCGATCGACGGCGGCGAGATCCTTATTGCTGCTCTTGAGGTCGAGCAGATCGGCGCGCATTTTCACCAACTCGCTGGTGGCGCCCGGCGCGCGGTTGAGCCGGCGAAACAGTTCCTGCCGCTGCGGCTCCGAGGCAAAGTGCAACTCGCCGGCGCCGTCGCCGGTAGGCTTGGCGCGCCAGGCCTCGATGGCTTTTTCAAGCTTGTCGGGGTCGGGGCCGTATTTCTGCGCCAGCGTCTCGAAGAAGCTGAACCGTCCGGCCTCGTCCAGCTGATGATAGCGATCCAGTACGCCGCGTGCGATGGCGGTGCCGGACGCTTCGCCGCGGCCGGACAACAGCTCGCCGCAGAGCTCGATCAGGTCGGAGGCGTTTTGCTTGGCGTCGACCGAGGCCGGACCGAGCCGCAACAGATTGCGGCCGCGTTCGGAGATGGAAGCGAGGAGGTCGGAGAAGAAGTCGTTGCTCATGGTGAATCAATTCCCGGCTGGCAGCCCGATCCAGTCGCGACCAATATAGGACATCCCGGGACATATTGCGCGATCATTTGAAGCATGAAACAATTATGCGCGGCAGGGTCTCGGCAAGAGAATTGCTACGAGGCCCGCGATACAGGGGATTTCAGAATGAAGCGGATCGCATCGAAACGTGGGGTTGTGGCGGCTCTGGCCTTGGGCGCGCTGCTCAGCGCGAGTTCGGCCTACGCCCAGCAAACCATCAAGGTCGGCTGGACCATTCCGGCGGAAGAATCCAAATACTGGATGATGAAGCGGCCGCAGGAATTTCCCGACATCGGCAAGAAATACAACATCGAATGGGTGCAGTTTCAGGGCACCGCGCCGATGACACAGGCGCTCGCCGCCGGCGCGCTGGACTGCGCGACGCAGTCGCCGCTGGCGCTGGCACAGGGTGTGGTCGGCGGCGGGCTGAAGGCCTACATCGTCGCCCAGCATGTGTTCGAGAAGCCGGGCAGCTTCTCAGTCTATTGGGCGGTGAAGGATGACTCGCCGATCAAGACTATTGCCGACCTCAAGGGCAAGACGCTGTCGATCAACACGCTCGGCTCCGGCATCTATGGACCGATGGCGATCCTGCTGAAGCAGGCCGGCCTCGATGCCGCCAAGGACATCAAGCTGGTCGAAGTCGGCTTTGCCCTGTCGGAAGAAGCGCTGCGTTCCGGCCGCGTCGATTCGGCGGTGATGAACCAGCCGTTCGCCGCGCGCATGGAAGCCAAGGGCGGCACGCGAAAGCTGTTCTCGCTCTCCGAGCAGCAGCCGGGCATCGTTCACATTCTCGAAGCCTGCCGTGCGGATTTCGTCGACAAGAATCCGGAACTGGCCAAGGCCTATGTGCATGACGTCACGCTGGCCATGGGCAAGGCGCTGGCGAACCGCGATGAGACCCTGAAGGTCGTCAACGAAGTGATGAAGGCGCCGATCCCGGTGCTGGAAACCTATCTGCTGAAGGAAAACGACTTCGCCAGGGATCCCGGTGCCGCGCCGAATTTCGACGCGATCCAGAAGATGCTCGACGTCTATGTCGAAACCGGCATGCTGCCGAAGAAGATCGACGTCTCGCAGTGGAAGCACCCGACCATCGTCGCGCCGATCAAGTAAAGGGCGGTTCCCGAGCTTCCGCAA is drawn from Nitrobacteraceae bacterium AZCC 2146 and contains these coding sequences:
- a CDS encoding ABC-type nitrate/sulfonate/bicarbonate transport system substrate-binding protein (product_source=COG0715; cath_funfam=3.40.190.10; cleavage_site_network=SignalP-noTM; cog=COG0715; pfam=PF12974; superfamily=53850) codes for the protein MKRIASKRGVVAALALGALLSASSAYAQQTIKVGWTIPAEESKYWMMKRPQEFPDIGKKYNIEWVQFQGTAPMTQALAAGALDCATQSPLALAQGVVGGGLKAYIVAQHVFEKPGSFSVYWAVKDDSPIKTIADLKGKTLSINTLGSGIYGPMAILLKQAGLDAAKDIKLVEVGFALSEEALRSGRVDSAVMNQPFAARMEAKGGTRKLFSLSEQQPGIVHILEACRADFVDKNPELAKAYVHDVTLAMGKALANRDETLKVVNEVMKAPIPVLETYLLKENDFARDPGAAPNFDAIQKMLDVYVETGMLPKKIDVSQWKHPTIVAPIK
- a CDS encoding ABC-type nitrate/sulfonate/bicarbonate transport system permease component (product_source=COG0600; cath_funfam=1.10.3720.10; cog=COG0600; pfam=PF00528; superfamily=161098; transmembrane_helix_parts=Inside_1_8,TMhelix_9_31,Outside_32_62,TMhelix_63_85,Inside_86_96,TMhelix_97_119,Outside_120_124,TMhelix_125_147,Inside_148_183,TMhelix_184_206,Outside_207_220,TMhelix_221_240,Inside_241_253) — protein: MSATVNKVLLGITPIALFIAVWQSLISFGYAPVTLLPPPGAVFLRLGQQLFTSDFLHEIAATLFRLFAGFAIAVVLGVVIGLAAAISPAINAVVKPVVRVLAPIPKVALYPALLLILGFDHASKITLVAADALFPILLSTYYGASMVEQKLIWSAMAAGTPRAQILFKVVLPAAMPSILTGCRIGLVISCIVVFLAEMITSTDGLGHMLVQAARTFQTVDMFVPLITISLLGLILNSLLHGLRTYLLRGFPEV
- a CDS encoding malonyl-CoA decarboxylase (product_source=KO:K01578; ko=KO:K01578; pfam=PF05292,PF17408; superfamily=53474), coding for MSNDFFSDLLASISERGRNLLRLGPASVDAKQNASDLIELCGELLSGRGEASGTAIARGVLDRYHQLDEAGRFSFFETLAQKYGPDPDKLEKAIEAWRAKPTGDGAGELHFASEPQRQELFRRLNRAPGATSELVKMRADLLDLKSSNKDLAAVDRDVVHLLASWFNRGFLVLRKIDWSTPAIILEKVIKYEAVHEIHDWDDLRRRIDPVDRRCYAFFHPALVDEPLIFVEVALTETIPGAIAPLLAEDRQAVAIARARTAVFYSISNCQRGLGGISFGNFLIKQVVEELRRELPKLDTFVTLSPVPGFMTWLKRTPDLPISEDERALLAHLDSTDWINDATLAAQLRAVVEPLAAHYFLKAKTPRGGPVDSVARFHLGNGARLERIDWLGDVSTKGLRESAGLMVNYLYRLDDIEKNHEAYANNYEIAASSAVKKLLKTEGRRLLDMRLG
- a CDS encoding NitT/TauT family transport system permease protein (product_source=KO:K02050; cath_funfam=1.10.3720.10; cog=COG0600; ko=KO:K02050; pfam=PF00528; superfamily=161098; transmembrane_helix_parts=Inside_1_67,TMhelix_68_87,Outside_88_96,TMhelix_97_119,Inside_120_125,TMhelix_126_143,Outside_144_219,TMhelix_220_239,Inside_240_261), with protein sequence MITPRALLQKSAPLFACIGLLCAWQVASLLLNTESFPTALEAIRAVPSILGDKESLVNIGASIRRMTIGLSLAVVFAIPLGLLMGRIKGVASFFNPLLMVIYPVPKAALMPIIMLWLGVGDVSKTLVIFLGVSLPIIYHSFQGGKAVEEKMLWSGAAMGLSSAQRMFRIVLPAALPEILTGCRTGLVLALITMVTSEMIARQSGAGNILFNALDMAQYDTVFAMIMIIGALGIFLDAAFEKLRGSLVRWSKPQHDIPLSFS